Proteins from one Ananas comosus cultivar F153 linkage group 5, ASM154086v1, whole genome shotgun sequence genomic window:
- the LOC109710781 gene encoding putative germin-like protein 2-1: MAAKILLFALLLVASPSAFASDPSPLQDFCVADEMSHVFVNGFVCKDPKLAKPEDFLFSGLDKPGNTSNKFGSKVTLIDASKIPGLNTLGVSMARLDVAPHGLNPPHIHPRATEILTVIEGSLYVGFVTSNPENKLFSKVLNKGDVFVFPAGLIHFEFNFGPTRAVGLASLGSQNPGLNRIGESVFGSNPSISDDILAKAFQVDKKTIDWIQAQFTSTNQN; the protein is encoded by the exons ATGGCAGCTAAAATCCTCCTCTTTGCTCTTCTTTTAGTCGCCTCTCCTTCTGCATTCGCTTCCGATCCTAGTCCTCTCCAAGACTTTTGTGTCGCCGATGAGATGTCTCATG TGTTTGTTAATGGGTTCGTGTGCAAAGATCCAAAACTAGCGAAACCTGAGGATTTCCTCTTCTCCGGCCTAGACAAGCCCGGAAACACATCCAACAAGTTCGGATCGAAAGTGACCTTAATCGATGCAAGTAAGATCCCCGGTCTCAACACCCTAGGTGTCTCGATGGCTCGTCTTGATGTTGCACCTCATGGTCTCAACCCACCACACATTCACCCACGTGCGACCGAGATCTTGACTGTGATAGAAGGCTCCCTTTATGTTGGATTCGTGACGTCGAACCCTGAGAACAAGCTCTTCTCTAAGGTCCTTAACAAGGGCGATGTGTTCGTGTTTCCCGCGGGTTTGATTCACTTTGAATTTAACTTTGGTCCGACCAGGGCAGTCGGCCTTGCTTCCCTGGGTAGCCAGAATCCGGGTCTCAATAGGATTGGCGAATCGGTCTTCGGATCAAACCCTTCCATTTCTGATGATATTCTTGCTAAAGCCTTTCAGGTGGACAAGAAAACCATAGATTGGATTCAGGCTCAGTTCACGTCGACCAATCAAAACTAA
- the LOC109710836 gene encoding germin-like protein 8-2 isoform X2: MASRFLLLALFALVFSQAIASDPSPLQDFCVADKNSPVFVNGLVCKNPNFTTPEDFFFEGLDQPGNTMNKLGFNANLVNAMALPGLNTLGISLARLDFAPYGLNPPHTHPRATEGDVFVFPEGLIHFQFNIGKTSGFGISGLSSQNPGLITIANAVFKSNPPISDDILAKAFQLDKKIVDWLQTQF, from the exons atggcTTCTCGCTTTCTCCTCCTTGCTCTCTTTGCCCTTGTGTTTTCTCAAGCCATTGCCTCCGATCCAAGTCCTCTCCAAGACTTTTGCGTTGCCGATAAGAACTCTCCAG TGTTTGTGAATGGACTTGTTTGCAAGAATCCGAACTTTACCACGCCCGAAGATTTCTTCTTCGAGGGGCTCGACCAGCCTGGTAACACAATGAATAAACTCGGGTTCAATGCGAATCTAGTTAACGCAATGGCACTTCCCGGACTCAACACGCTCGGCATTTCCTTAGCACGATTGGACTTTGCACCCTATGGTCTCAACCCACCTCACACTCACCCGCGAGCGACTGAG GGCGATGTGTTCGTGTTCCCCGAAGGGCTTATTCACTTTCAATTCAATATCGGAAAGACAAGTGGCTTTGGCATTTCAGGTCTCAGCAGTCAGAACCCTGGCCTGATCACTATAGCTAACGCAGTCTTCAAGTCGAACCCTCCCATCTCCGATGATATTCTTGCCAAGGCATTTCAATTGGATAAGAAGATTGTAGATTGGCTCCAAACTCAGTTCTAA
- the LOC109710836 gene encoding germin-like protein 8-2 isoform X1, protein MASRFLLLALFALVFSQAIASDPSPLQDFCVADKNSPVFVNGLVCKNPNFTTPEDFFFEGLDQPGNTMNKLGFNANLVNAMALPGLNTLGISLARLDFAPYGLNPPHTHPRATEVFTVVEGTFYVGFVTSNPDNKLFSKVLNKGDVFVFPEGLIHFQFNIGKTSGFGISGLSSQNPGLITIANAVFKSNPPISDDILAKAFQLDKKIVDWLQTQF, encoded by the exons atggcTTCTCGCTTTCTCCTCCTTGCTCTCTTTGCCCTTGTGTTTTCTCAAGCCATTGCCTCCGATCCAAGTCCTCTCCAAGACTTTTGCGTTGCCGATAAGAACTCTCCAG TGTTTGTGAATGGACTTGTTTGCAAGAATCCGAACTTTACCACGCCCGAAGATTTCTTCTTCGAGGGGCTCGACCAGCCTGGTAACACAATGAATAAACTCGGGTTCAATGCGAATCTAGTTAACGCAATGGCACTTCCCGGACTCAACACGCTCGGCATTTCCTTAGCACGATTGGACTTTGCACCCTATGGTCTCAACCCACCTCACACTCACCCGCGAGCGACTGAGGTCTTCACGGTAGTGGAAGGCACATTCTATGTCGGTTTTGTTACATCTAACCCCGATAACAAACTCTTCTCTAAAGTTTTGAACAAGGGCGATGTGTTCGTGTTCCCCGAAGGGCTTATTCACTTTCAATTCAATATCGGAAAGACAAGTGGCTTTGGCATTTCAGGTCTCAGCAGTCAGAACCCTGGCCTGATCACTATAGCTAACGCAGTCTTCAAGTCGAACCCTCCCATCTCCGATGATATTCTTGCCAAGGCATTTCAATTGGATAAGAAGATTGTAGATTGGCTCCAAACTCAGTTCTAA